The following DNA comes from Ricinus communis isolate WT05 ecotype wild-type chromosome 10, ASM1957865v1, whole genome shotgun sequence.
CATTCTAGTTTATgttgttttaaaatataacttaaatgattgtatatcaaatttaatgaAAGAGTAAAAGATTATATGTTCATTCAAAATTGACAGCTTCTTGTAATTAAAGGCAAGAGTTAGGGACAATATGATCATTGTAAGTCACTTAATGGAACAATGCTAACTTTGATTAAACGAATTTCTAAGAATTGACTAACGGAAGGACTAAAATGCTATGTATTATAAATACGAGGTACTAAAGTTcctaattctaaaatagcaaGGACCAAAGCGGCTATGAAGGAAAACTTCAAGCATCACAGTAATTGTCACATCACCGTTATTGTCACATCTTCAAACTACAAAATCTCGTTGCCTTAATCGGTTGCACTGTCCTGCTTCTTCCTTACAGAAAATCCCCAAATTGCAACCACCACATCCCTAATGTCTATTTCAGATGTTCCTATAATTGCTTAGAAAGTGAAGGAAACACATTTTAAAACGCTTctcaaatatacaaaaaaattcctctaaaaacaatattattattaaggtTGAGGGACCTCGATGGAAGCGCACCCGTAGACTCAAGCACCTGAATCTCGATTTCCAGCTAATTAAAGATGAGGAGAGTGGAGAGCGTGGTTCAGTTCCAGGAAGTCCAACAATGCCATCTGGACCTCCCTCAGCCACGTCGAAAATTTGATAATAGGCGTCACCAAGGGATATCGCTACAAGATACGGTTTGTCTATGCTCACTTTCCTATCAATGTTTCCATCACGAACTCCAACTTTGCCATTAAAATCCTCAACTTCCTTGGTGACAAGCAGGTATTATACCAGTATGCgtctttcttattcttttatttctattactCGCTCTTACATGCCCCAATTTGTTTATGACCAATGCCTTGCTTGATGTACCAGCAGAGCTTAGACCTTTTAGCcattctatttaattaatcgAACGTTGTCATTTTTATTGTTGGTATACTCGGTGTGATTTGAGTTATGCTAAATGTTTTGGTGATTTTGGTCTTTTATACTGAGATGTAGTTATAAACATGCAGCTGATTCACAGTATGCTCACTTGCATTTCTATGCTCTGCTGCTTTGTGAGATAGATATAAATTAGGGATTTGTTGTTCAGCTTTTGGGAATTTTATGCAAGGAAGAAGAACATTGCAACAAATTAAGGTAACTCAGATTTTAGTGGGTCCCACATGTCTAGTGTGCATGTGTTGAGTGTAGAAACTGGGACCTGTTTTGCCACATCAGCCAAAAAACAAACCGAAGCTAGTGTTATACTAACAGAAGGGCGTACGttttatttatcttgaaaAGGCCTATTGAGaacgaaagaaaaaaaagtatataaggGCTCAGTTGGTCAATGGACGATAGTTCAAGGGCGCGGATGTACCTTTGCCCCAATGTACGGCATATAAAAGTTAGATAGTgatataactaatatattcTGTAATATCTAAGATTAGTCTGTTGATATCccatccaaaaagaaaaagattaatatGTTGATAATTGATATACAAttcttgaattaaaaattaatcaataaataatgGCTAGTGGACATAAAGTTGCTTCTGCAACCGGGGTTTCTTTTAACCGAATGTGAGCCATGCCAGCAATCACTGCACAAGTAGGGGCAATTGATTGTCATTTTAGTATTTTCTAAATGATGCATGGatatcattataaaaaaaatagtgttGTCTCATGAATCCTCAGTCTTTTGGCTCAGATTGGCGGCTCTATTACTAAATTGTGGGATCATCTATGTGCAAAATAAGCAACCAAGCAACTAATCCACTCAAGTCTAAATGATTACATTCCTGCTCACAAGAAAGTTTTCAACTGGGAACGAACTTTCAAGTTGATTGTATGTACAGGTAATTGCATAGTCAACTTAAGCTAACCATAATAATAACTCCTTGGGGTGAGATTATTGTGGTGAAAATCTTGCGTGATGCATATCATTAACAGCAGGAGAACTTGGTGGCTAGATTCCAGAAGCTGGAACTTGATTTTTTAGATATTCAATGGACATTACAAGAATTGTATATCTCTAAGAAACTAGAAATGTTTGACATCCACACAAGTGACTGCTCTCTGTCTTCAAACAATAGCTTCATATATCCACCATCACATTTTACGCCAAGGATATAGTACCCTTgagctttcttttcttttatcatttgcAGAATGGTATCTGGAGAAGTTCAGATCATCAacattaatttctttgttttcttttttcaaaaaataaacaagCAAACGTTTAGTTACAATTGCAGAAAGAGAAGTTAGATCTTACATTCCTTGGAGGTGGTTATGACTCCTAAATACTTCTTTTCAAGTCTCAACATCAGTTGTCTACGCCCCAAATAGATGGATACCGACCTTAGTACTTTTTGTCCTGCTTGCAAGCAGAAGATAGCATGTTACATACacagaaaaatattttgcaaAATAGTAGAATTTAACGCTATTGTACCAGAAGGGTTTCTGATTAACAATTTTGCTGCTAGTTTTACTGGCTCTTTGTTTGCTGACGTTGCTCTTGATTTAAGGGTTTCAGATCCCCTTAAACCTGCCAACACGAAAGAGTTTGGATGATTCACATTTCCTCTTTGGCCGTCGGAAAGAACTAATTAATGTAGTAGAGGCATGGCAATATAAATCCAAGTGCATATGTGATGAACATTACTTGTTGCAGCGGACGCAGTGAGAGTAATCATATCAGCAGGACTTTGAGTAGCCAGACCAGAATTGACAGCAGAGGCAACATGGGCTCTGGTTGCACCTACTGATTCTGCAGCTTCAGCACATGCACTGGCTAGCAATGCTGTGGCATAAGCAACTACATTGCTGGTTTTCAAGTCTTCATTATGTATATCCTTGGATATTTCCATACTGGTGGCTGCAAAGCCAGCTATTGCTGCTGCCAGTTGTGCCACAGACAGGGCAGCATGTATTTTGGCTGTGAGAAGTCGTActtcctccttcttcttctctccTCTTCGCCATTTCATGAACACACCGGCGAGTGATTTTTGTCTTAACCATTCCTTAATGCGCTTCAAATTCATTTAGCAGAAGAAAAACTTTAGAAATTAGGTAAAACAAATTGGATAACTAGTAACTACGCTCAGTAAGATTTTGCAAATTACCCtgttaataatatcaaatgaTTTGCTGCTTTGTCTGACAGATTGAATGTATTTTTCAACCAAGAATCTTGTCTGTGGAAAAAcaccataaaagaagaaaaagacaaagTTATGTTTATGTTTGTCTTTTGCATAGCACCAAGCATTCTTAGGACTCTCGTAGACAAAAAGATACTCCATTTTTAATTTGCacttaaattagaaaatacatatttttttagttaacatcattagtttttattactatttttctaAACTACAGTTAACTTTCTATAAAAGCTaccatttcaaaatttaaaatgtgaatattaattatatgtgaTAATAATGtcttattagaaatttaattagatgATTAAGGTAAGAGTTAAATGAATGAGTGAGTATAGAGCTTAACTAATAGAATTAGATTTGAGtctaatcaatatcaaaatgatATTAGAACTAGTTACTCGGTTGGTTAGACTTGGACTTTTATCCTTTAAAAATTAGGGACATTTACACATTTATGAAAAAGCGTgctcaaaattttatttttacgatgattttatattttgatttttttcaattttttttaattaatttatttatttatatgatttttttaactatattatagtatccttttgatattttattaatatctttttagtatatttttgttaccgttaaatatatttttaaattttattttaattatatctatatgtattttaaactctatttggtatattatggtatttattttaaatatacattttcatgtcatcaaaataaactAGTTGCTAAAGAAAAGACATGTAATATCATTCAATTTATGAAGACCaaacataaagaaataaaacaaaaacgataaatataccttatTTGACTGATTTAACGGTAATATAAGTTAAAAGCATATCTATTGGTATCTTATAGGTATAcctttgatattttttttcgaacaaaattttaaaaaagtaaattcataataatacaagttaaataaaatactttcgGTATTTTTTAGGTgtacttttagtatttttttgataaaattatgaaaaaataaaatgatctaaaataaaaagtgaatTCACactaataagaattaaaaataatatccttTCAGTATCTTATAGttatacttttagtatttttttctttcgaTATCTTGTAAGTATATTTTTTCTGATGAAattctgaaaaaataaaaagatataaaataaaagctggagtcacaataatataaaaaatttaaaaaatatcaatctaGTAtcttatatgtatattttttagtatttttttctgataaaattctaaaaaaaaaaattatataaaaaaaaaaattgaaaaagaaaagtgtaaaataacttcttttttttttttcaaaagataaCCGTtacgtttttcttttccaaaatatagtgaaaattctactataaattacttttctttcttattctttagCGTGATGTAGGATCTCTAACAGAAACGTTTCACCTTACCTTCTATTGAAGTTAACTATAAAAGAGAGATCAGTACCCATATCTTATTTGCCAAGCTTGCTGAATTTAAGTAATTGGTTTGAGCTGCATGTGCTTCTGCATCATTTACTTGGACCTGGACTATTCCATCCTCCTCCAAATCACTGTCATAGACTCCCTTCTCTTCCTCATGCCTCTCTGAACCATGCTTGACATCAACATCCAATATCTGGTTCTGTGAAATGACACAGGATTTCGCCTTAGAAGAAGAAACCGAAGTTTATAGCTTATTCAAGCATTAAGATTTCTTTAAACAACACTATTAACTGAAGAAATGTTTTAGCTATTGTTTATTCCGTACATTTGATGATGAGAATGTGTGTAGGAAGTTAGAAGCAGTTGGGCTCCAAGAGCGACACAGAAACTTCATGGTATTCATAGGAATATCCAAAGACTCATAACAAGAACGGCTGGATTCTTTACTTCTCCTTCTCATTTCCTTACCAGTTCTTGTGCAGCACTGCTCAAACTTTCCATTCTTAttgaggaaagaaaaaattgtcaGAAATTAACATCATTAATCAGctgtaaa
Coding sequences within:
- the LOC125368698 gene encoding VAN3-binding protein-like, whose protein sequence is MKWRRGEKKKEEVRLLTAKIHAALSVAQLAAAIAGFAATSMEISKDIHNEDLKTSNVVAYATALLASACAEAAESVGATRAHVASAVNSGLATQSPADMITLTASAATSLRGSETLKSRATSANKEPVKLAAKLLIRNPSGQKVLRSVSIYLGRRQLMLRLEKKYLGVITTSKEYTILQMIKEKKAQGYYILGVKCDGGYMKLLFEDREQSLVWMSNISSFLEIYNSCNVH